CGCAGCACTCCCGCCAGCAGCTCGTCGTCGTCGAACGTGGTCAACGCCAGCACCGGCGGCCGCCGACCGCTCGCCCGCAGCCGCCGGGTCGCCTCGATCCCGTCGACCCGCTTCATCCGCAGGTCCATCACGACGACGTCGATCCCGCCGGCTGCTTCGAGCGCCGCCGGCACCTCGTCCCCGTCCGAACACTCGCCCGCGATCACGAAGCCCTCGCGCTCCCGGAGGATCAACCGCAGTCCGGCCCGCACCAGCTCCTGGTCGTCGACCAGCAGCACCCGCACTTCCCCGGCGGCAACGGTCACGACGCGGCCCCGCGCGCCAGCGGAACCGTCACGTCGACCACCCAGGCGCCGTCCTCCGGCCCGGCGGTGAGCCGAGCGCCGAGCTGTTCGGCCCGCGCGGTCATCCCGGCCAGTCCGGAACCTCCCGGGTTCAGCGGCCCGCCATCATGTCCATTGCGGACGGTCAGATGCGCCTCCGCCGCTTCAATCGTCAAATGCACCAGAGCTTTCGTCGAGGGCGCGTGTTTGACGACGTTCGCCAGCGACTCCTGCACGATCCGGTAGAGCCCCAGCCCCACCGCGGACCCGACCGCGGTCACATCACCCTCCAGCTCGTAGTCCACGGCCAGCCCGGCCGCACACGTCTCGGAAACCAGCACGGCGACGTCGCCGGCCCCCGGCAACGGCCGGGTGCCCGACGAGTCTTTCGACAGGAGCCCGACCGTCCGCCGGATGTCGGCCATCGCCGCCCGCCCGACGCGCTCCGCCTCAGTGAGCGCGGCGACCGCCTCGTCGATGTCGCGATCGGTGCTCAACCCGTGCCGCGCCCCCGTGACGTGCAGCAACGTAATGCTCAACGAATGCGCCACGACGTCGTGCACCTCGCGCGCGATGCGCTGCCGCTCGCCCAGCATCGCCTGCTCCCGCACTGCCTCTTGTTTACCGCGCTCGGCGTCCAGCGCGCGCACGTACCAGCGCAGCATGAACCCGGCCGCGAACCCGACGAGCACCCCGAGCACGTACACCGGATACCCGACAAGCCCGACGGTCGCCGCCGTGACACTCAGCAGCCCGACCGCGCCCGCGGCGCCCGCGAGAGCCATCCGCGCCGACGCGATCGAGGACAGCTCGCCGGCCAGCACGAACAACGGCACCGGCGCGAAATCGGGTACGACCGGATGGGTGAGCAGGACGCCGACCCCGGCGAGCATCCCGAGCGCCTTCACCCAGGACGGAACCAGCCGCCCGGTGACGGCCCAGAACAGCGACGACCCCATCGCGAGAACGAACCCGCCGAGCGCGACGGGCAGTCCGGTGCCGACCCGCTGGACCACCGCGCCGATCAGGCCGGCCCCGGCGAAAGCGGTGGTGCCCACCGGAACCCACCAGGGCAGCGTGAGGCCGGATTGGGCAAGGCCCGCGTCCAAGCGGCTCTTCAGGCGGTCTCTCGCTCTCTCCCACACGGGGTCCAGCCTAGGAAACGCCGGGAAGGCGCGCTGCTCGCGGCGGGATTTCGGCGAGTTCGGGCACGGCTTGGAGCGAAAACCGGCAGGTTCGGAGCCCGGTTGCTGCCCGCCGACGTCCGTGAAGGGCCCCTTGAGGGTTCCTCTGTGTTTGTCAAGCTGCTGGGTTCGGTGTCGTAGAGTTGTGGTTGGCGGGTCCGGGAAGTGACTTGTCCGAAGAGCCGGCCGTCGGGGTAGGGCTGGTCGCGCTGGATGTCAGAGTCGCCCCCGCGTGTCCTCCCGGGCCCGCCGCTCGTGTCTGCCGGCGCTGGTCGGCGATCATGACTCGCCAGACGTGGTCGGCCAGACGGCGTTTCAGGCAGCGCATCGCTTCTTTGTGAGTCTTGCCCTCGGCGATCTTGCGGTCGTAGTAGAGGCGTCCTCTGGTTCCGGACATGCGCACCTGGGTCAAGGCGATCGTGTGCAGGGCATTGTTCAGCTTGCGGTCGCCCTGGCGCGACAGCCGGTGCCGCGCCGTGCCGGCGCTGGCGATCTCGATCGGCGCCGCGCCGGCGTGGACGGCGAAGGCCGCTGCTGTCGGGAACCGCGAGGCGCGACCGGTGCGCCCGATCAGCCGCGCGGCCACCACCGGGCCTATGCCGACGACGTCGGGCAGGCTGCTGCCGGAATCGGCGACGGCCTGCTGCATGCGCTTCTGGTTCGTCTTCACACGGGTGTCCAGTGCGCGGATGTCGGCGACCAGGTCCCGCGCGAGGTCCTTGCGGGCCTGCTCCGCCGGAGAGGCCGGCCGGACCCGCGCCAGCATCGCGGCCGCCTGGCCGGCGGTCAGGTCGGCGGGTGCGCCGCCGGGCATCAGTTCGCGCAGCAGGGCGTGCAGCTGGTTGACCGTCCGGGTGCGTTGCCGGGTGAGGTTGGTCCGCCGCTCGTCGAGCATCCCCAGCACCGTCGAGAGCCCCTCGGCGGTCACCGGGGTCCCGTCGCCCTGCAGCGCTGCCACGCTGGCCGCCGCCGCGGCGTCCAGGGCGTCGTTCTTCCGGCGGCCCCGCGAGAGCTGCCGCACCCGCGCGGTCGCGGTCGCGGGGACGTCCACGACGGTCTCGCCCCGCGCGGTGAGCCACTGCGCCAGATGACGGCCGAGCCCCCAGGCGTTTTCCACCGCCCAGCGGCGTTGCCCGAACCGCCGGGCCCAGACCAGCAGCTTCCGGTATTCCGGCAATGCCGCGTCGATGCGGACGGTGTCCAGCGTCGCGTCGCTGCCCGGGTCGAGCGCCGCCGCAGTGTGACTGGACTTGTGCGGGTCGACTCCGATCACGACCATCAACCGCGTTCCTTCCTCGTCAGATACGGGAAACCGCGGTCGACATTCCGACTTTCAGCTTGTGGTGCCCGAACCTCTGTTGAGTCAGACCGCAGCCGGTGCCGGACCAGGACACACACCCTCAACGAGCCAGCCCGCACAAGGGCGGCAGGAATCTCACGAGCGATCCCAGCCCGGCACTTCCGGCAGACTACGACCAGTGATCAGCCAGCCAATCCAACCGGTCACCACATACAAGTCGGAATCTGAGTCCGGCAAGGGGCCCCTCACGGACGTCGGGGCAGTTGAGGATGTCGGGGCCCACGACGGACGTCGCCGGGTACCTGACTGAACCGTCTCCCCGCCGTCCGCCATCGCTTACCATGGCCGGATGACCGCGAATGCCTACAATCGCCGCGAGCGCCCGGCCAAGCCCGCGCTGAGCCGCGAAGGCATCGTCGCGACCGCGCTGGCCATCGTCCGCGACGAAGGCACCGAGCGCATCACCATGCGCCGGCTCGCGAAAGAGCTGGACACCGGACCCGCTTCGCTCTATGTGTACATCCGAGACACCGACGAGCTGCACGCCGCGGTGCTGGACGAACTGCTCGGCCAGGTCGCCGCGCCGGCCACCGGGCCCTGGCGCAGTCGCTTGTGGACGGTCATCTCGACCTACCGCGACATCCTCTACGCCTACCCCGGCCTCGCCCGGGTCGCCCTGGTGACCCCGCTGACCGGACCGAACTACCTCAAAACGGTCGACACCGTCCTCGGTCTCCTCGCCGAAGCCGGCATCCCGGCCGCGCAAGCCGCCTGGACGGTCGACTTGCTCCTGCTCGTCGCCACCGCCAGCGCGGTCGAACACGGCACCCGCGCCACCAGCCCGACCGCGGACCAGGCGCACGACACCCTCGCCGAGACCGTTCGGTCGATCTCCCCGCGGACCCACCCGCACATCGCCGCCGCGGGCGAGAACCTGTTGTCCGGCGACGGGGACGCGCGTTCCCAGTGGGCGATCGACACTCTGCTCAACGGCGCCCGCACCACCCCGCTGCCGGACTGAACCCGGCCGAGTGGTCTAAACCTCAGCACTCCGGCGAGTCCACAATGGACGCACGGCCGATATCTGCGGTTACCGCCGGAATGTCCGCTTGATCGATTCCCGCAGTTCGCATACTTGATCGCCTCCCTCCTTTCGTAGGTGTCCGCGGAATAACCCGCCGATCTACCTTTACTGCGTTCTCCCCGCACAAAATCCCCGTCCCCGCTTCTTTTTCGGCATGCCCGAAGGAGTTCAGAATGCAACTCGGAAAAACGCCTGCGGTGCTTTCCCTGCTCGCTGCCGCCGGCCTCGCCGCCGCACTGGGCGCCGGCCCCGCCGCCGCGGCCGTCCAGCACCATCCTCAGCACCAGAAGCACGGCCTGGGCCTGAACATCGCCGGCCTGCGCGCCGCACAGACCCGGATGCACGCCCACACCGCCACCGCTCAGGCGGTCCACCCGCGGGCCACCGCGGAGCTCCCGTCCAGCGGCGATCTCACCCAGTACGCGAACGCGCCGGGCGACCAGGGCCAGGTCGGCTCGTGCGTCACCTGGGCCACCGGCTACACCGGCTACGGCGTGCTGATGAACGAGCAGGGCATCAGCGGCGGCCCGATGGCGCCGATGTTCATCTACAGCCAGATCGCGAAGGGCAACGACCAGGGCACCTGGGCGAGCGTCGCGCTGCCGATGGAACAGCAGCAGGGCATCGACACCAAATCCGACTACTGGCAGGGCGATTTCGACTACACCACTCAGCCCGACCAGAACGAAAAGGCGAATGCCGCACAGTACAAGCTGTCCGGCTTCACACAATTGTCGACCAGCGGCACCGCGGCCCGCAACGATATCGAGAACGCCATTTCCCAGGGCGAGCCGGTGGCGATCGGGTTCACCGTGCACCAGAGCTTCATGGACCTGAACAGCCAGACCGCGAGCGACTACTCCTACCTGCCCGGCGACTCCAGCAGCGACCCGGTGGTCGGCGGCCACGAGGTCACCATCGTCGCTTACAACGACCAGGGCGTGAAAATCGAGAACAGCTGGGGCTCCGGCTGGGGCGACAGCGGCTTCGTGACTGTGCCGTGGAGCTTCTTCAACACCGGCGACGTCGACGAGGTCAACGCGATGGGCAAACTCGTTCAGGGCTGATTTTCCGCATCCCCACAAAGAAAACGGCCCCGGGACGCGAGTCCCGGGGCCGTTTTCCGTTGCTGCTCAGGTCACTTGACGTCGAACCGGTCGGCGTCCATCACCTTGTGCCACGCGGCGGCGAAGTCGCGGACGAACTTCTCGTTCGCGTCGTCGCTCGCGTAGACCTCGGCAAGCGCCCGCAGCTCCGAGTTGGAGCCGAAGAGCAGGTCGATCCGGCTGCCGGTCCACTTGGGCTCGCCGGTGGCGAGGTCGCGGGCCGCGTAGTGCTCCGGGTACTCGCCCTCCTCGGCCGCGGTCCACTCGATGCCCATGTCGAGCAGGTTCACGAAGAAGTCGTTGCTCAGCACGCCTTCGCGCTCGGTGAACACGCCCTCCTTCGAGCCCTGGTGGTTGGCGCCGAGCACGCGCAGGCCGCCGACGAGCACGGTCATCTCCGGCGCGCTGAGGCCGAGCAGGTTCGCCCGGTCCACCAGCTGGTACTCCGACGGCAGCCGCTTGCCCTTGCCGCGGTAGTTGCGGAAGCCGTCCGCGGACGGCTCCATCGCCGCGAACGAGTCGGCGTCGGTCTGCTCCTGGGTGGCGTCGGTGCGGCCCGGGGTGAACCCGACCTGCAGGTCGACGCCGCCGTCCTTGGCGGCCTTCTCGATCGCCGCGACGCCGCCCAGCACGATCAGGTCGGCGAGGGAGACCTTCTTGCCGCCGGACTGCGCGCTGTTGAACGCTTCCTGCACGCC
This sequence is a window from Amycolatopsis benzoatilytica AK 16/65. Protein-coding genes within it:
- a CDS encoding IS110 family transposase, producing MVVIGVDPHKSSHTAAALDPGSDATLDTVRIDAALPEYRKLLVWARRFGQRRWAVENAWGLGRHLAQWLTARGETVVDVPATATARVRQLSRGRRKNDALDAAAAASVAALQGDGTPVTAEGLSTVLGMLDERRTNLTRQRTRTVNQLHALLRELMPGGAPADLTAGQAAAMLARVRPASPAEQARKDLARDLVADIRALDTRVKTNQKRMQQAVADSGSSLPDVVGIGPVVAARLIGRTGRASRFPTAAAFAVHAGAAPIEIASAGTARHRLSRQGDRKLNNALHTIALTQVRMSGTRGRLYYDRKIAEGKTHKEAMRCLKRRLADHVWRVMIADQRRQTRAAGPGGHAGATLTSSATSPTPTAGSSDKSLPGPANHNSTTPNPAA
- a CDS encoding C1 family peptidase — its product is MQLGKTPAVLSLLAAAGLAAALGAGPAAAAVQHHPQHQKHGLGLNIAGLRAAQTRMHAHTATAQAVHPRATAELPSSGDLTQYANAPGDQGQVGSCVTWATGYTGYGVLMNEQGISGGPMAPMFIYSQIAKGNDQGTWASVALPMEQQQGIDTKSDYWQGDFDYTTQPDQNEKANAAQYKLSGFTQLSTSGTAARNDIENAISQGEPVAIGFTVHQSFMDLNSQTASDYSYLPGDSSSDPVVGGHEVTIVAYNDQGVKIENSWGSGWGDSGFVTVPWSFFNTGDVDEVNAMGKLVQG
- a CDS encoding TetR/AcrR family transcriptional regulator translates to MTANAYNRRERPAKPALSREGIVATALAIVRDEGTERITMRRLAKELDTGPASLYVYIRDTDELHAAVLDELLGQVAAPATGPWRSRLWTVISTYRDILYAYPGLARVALVTPLTGPNYLKTVDTVLGLLAEAGIPAAQAAWTVDLLLLVATASAVEHGTRATSPTADQAHDTLAETVRSISPRTHPHIAAAGENLLSGDGDARSQWAIDTLLNGARTTPLPD
- a CDS encoding histidine kinase, with translation MGTTAFAGAGLIGAVVQRVGTGLPVALGGFVLAMGSSLFWAVTGRLVPSWVKALGMLAGVGVLLTHPVVPDFAPVPLFVLAGELSSIASARMALAGAAGAVGLLSVTAATVGLVGYPVYVLGVLVGFAAGFMLRWYVRALDAERGKQEAVREQAMLGERQRIAREVHDVVAHSLSITLLHVTGARHGLSTDRDIDEAVAALTEAERVGRAAMADIRRTVGLLSKDSSGTRPLPGAGDVAVLVSETCAAGLAVDYELEGDVTAVGSAVGLGLYRIVQESLANVVKHAPSTKALVHLTIEAAEAHLTVRNGHDGGPLNPGGSGLAGMTARAEQLGARLTAGPEDGAWVVDVTVPLARGAAS